One segment of Anastrepha obliqua isolate idAnaObli1 chromosome 3, idAnaObli1_1.0, whole genome shotgun sequence DNA contains the following:
- the LOC129241321 gene encoding medium-chain specific acyl-CoA dehydrogenase, mitochondrial, giving the protein MAFLNKIATTTLRQLASRSYVAVSHVTPTGPSFGITEDQKQMQELTRKFVAEEIIPVAAHHDKTGEYPWDVLKKAWALGLMNNHIPADIGGMDLDCYTSCLIAEELAYGCTGIMTALEASALGQTPVILAGNQEQKKKYLGRLLEEPLVAAYGVTEPGAGSDVNGIRTKAERKGDEYILNGQKMWITNGGVANWYFVLARTNPDPKAPASKAFTGFIVERETPGLTPGRKEQNMGQRASDTRGITFEDVRVPKENVLIGEGAGFKIAMGTFDKTRPPVAAGAVGLAQRCLDEALKYSLERKTFGVPIAYHQAVQFMLADMAIGVETSRLAYRLSAWEVDQGRRNSYYASIAKCHAADMANKIASDAVQIFGGNGFNTDYPVEKLMRDAKIYQIYEGTSQIQRLIISRNMLDEAKQSSK; this is encoded by the exons ATAGCTACCACCACTTTGCGTCAATTGGCATCTCGCAGTTATGTCGCCGTTTCTCACGTCACGCCTACTGGTCCTTCCTTCGGCATAACGGAAGACCAAAAACAAATGCAGGAACTTACACGCAAATTTGTGGCGGAAGAAATTATACCGGTAGCGGCGCACCACGACAAGACTGGCGAATATCCGTGGGATGTTTTGAAGAAAGCATGGGCATTGGGTTTGATGAACAATCACATACCAGCCGATATTGGCGGCATGGATCTAGATTGCTATACCAGTTGTCTAATTGCTGAAGAGTTGGCTTACGGTTGCACTGGCATTATGACTGCCTTGGAAGCGAGTGCTTTGGGT caaACACCCGTTATATTAGCCGGCAATCAggagcaaaaaaagaaatatttaggaCGTCTATTGGAAGAACCACTGGTTGCTGCTTATGGTGTCACAGAACCAGGTGCTGGTTCCGATGTTAACGGTATTAGAACGAAGGCTGAACGCAAAGGTGATGAATACATtttaaatggtcaaaaaatgtgGATCACTAATGGTGGTGTCGCCAATTGGTACTTCGTGCTGGCGCGTACAAATCCTGATCCAAAAGCGCCTGCTTCTAAGGCATTCACCGGCTTCATTGTCGAACGTGAAACTCCTGGTCTGACGCCCGGTCGTAAAGAACAGAATATGGGACAACGTGCTTCCGATACACGCGGCATTACATTCGAAGATGTTCGTGTGCCCAAGGAGAATGTTTTGATTGGTGAAGGTGCCGGTTTCAAAATTGCCATGG gtACTTTCGATAAAACGCGTCCGCCTGTTGCTGCTGGTGCAGTCGGTTTAGCGCAACGCTGTTTGGACGAAGCATTGAAATATTCACTCGAGCGTAAAACATTTGGCGTGCCAATCGCATACCATCAAGCCGTGCAATTCATGCTCGCCGACATGGCAATTGGTGTAGAAACATCACGTCTAGCCTACCGTCTATCTGCATGGGAAGTGGATCAGGGTCGTCGCAACAGCTATTATGCCTCAATAGCTAAGTGTCATGCGGCGGATATGGCAAACAAAATCGCCAGCGACGCTGTTCAGATTTTCGGCGGAAACGGCTTCAACACCGATTACCCAGTTGAGAAGCTGATGCGCGATGCCAAAATCTACCAAATCTACGAGGGCACATCTCAAATCCAACGTCTAATCATCTCTAGAAATATGTTAGATGAGGCCAAACAATCATCGAAAtaa